A genomic region of Salvelinus alpinus chromosome 12, SLU_Salpinus.1, whole genome shotgun sequence contains the following coding sequences:
- the st7l gene encoding suppressor of tumorigenicity 7 protein-like isoform X2 → MIPLFTAQPSGKNMEDATSSNPQSIGFTEKLKSWLSWSWTYICAVWFAMVLTMIYVLRSPLKLQDTLTSASAFLNTLTPKFYVALTGTSSLISGLILIFEWWYFRKYGTSFIEQVSVSHLRPLLGGVESSTTTGLFSSVNGEAEPRPSVSECKVWRNPLNLFRGAEYSRYTWVTGKEPLTYYDMNLSAQDHQTFFTGDTQQLKPEDTVMQKAWRERNPQARIRAAYQAIEMNHECAAAYVLLAEEEATTITEAERLFKQALRSAGKDINLLVYIKRRLAMCARKLGRIKEAVKMMRDLMKEFPLLGMLNIHENLLEALLELQAYADVQAVLAKYDDISLPKSATICYTSALLKARAVSEKFSPEAASRRGLSTAEMNAVEAIHRAVEFNPHVPKYLLEMKSLILPPEHILKRGDSEAVAYAFFHLQHWKRAEGALNLLHCTWEGTFRIIPYPLEKGHLFYPYPGCTETADRELLPSFHEVSVYPKKELPFFILFTAGLCSFTAMLAMLTHQFPELMGVFAKAFFSTLFAPLGFFADKMESFMPSSFWHQLTRI, encoded by the exons ATGATTCCTCTGTTTACAGCACAGCCATCCGGTAAAAACATGGAGGACGCCACCAGCAGTAATCCTCAATCTATTGGATTTACAGAGAAATTAAAATCGTGGTTGTCCTGGTCATGGACATACATATGTGCAGTTTGGTTTGCCATGGTTTTAACTATGATCTATGTTCTGCGAAGCCCCTTGAAACTGCAGGACACTCTTACCTCAg CATCTGCGTTCTTGAATACACTGACCCCTAAATTCTATGTGGCACTCACTGGAACATCCTCTCTCATCTCTGGCCTAATCTTG ATATTTGAGTGGTGGTACTTCCGTAAGTATGGGACCTCGTTCATTGAGCAGGTGTCTGTTAGCCATCTGCGGCCTCTCCTAGGTGGGGTGGAGAGCAGCACGACCACTGGCCTGTTCTCCTCAGTCAACGGAGAGGCTGAGCCTAGACCCAGTGTCTCAG AGTGTAAAGTTTGGAGGAATCCTTTAAATCTATTCAGAGGAGCAGAATACAGCAG GTACACATGGGTGACTGGAAAAGAGCCTTTGACCTACTACGATATGAACCTGTCTGCTCAAGACCACCAGACCTTCTTCACTGGCGACACTCAGCAACTCAAGCCTGAAGATACTG TTATGCAGAAGGCCTGGAGGGAGAGAAATCCCCAAGCCCggatcagagcagcttaccaggCCATAGAGATGAACCACGA GTGTGCTGCTGCCTATGTACTCCTGGCTGAGGAGGAAGCCACCACCATCACAGAGGCAGAGCGGCTGTTCAAACAAGCCCTGCGGAGCG CTGGCAAAGACATCAACTTGCTGGTGTATATCAAACGCAGACTGGCCATGTGTGCACGCAAGCTGGGACGCATCAAGGAGGCAGTGAAAATGATGAGAGAT TTAATGAAAGAATTCCCACTGTTGGGAATGTTGAATATACATGAAAATCTCCTAGAGGCGTTACTGGAGCTGCAGGCTTACGCTGACGTACAAGCAGTCCTTGCCAAATATGACG ACATCAGCTTGCCAAAGTCAGCTACTATATGCTACACGTCTGCACTGCTGAAAGCACGGGCTGTATCGGAGAA GTTTTCTCCTGAGGCTGCGTCCCGGCGGGGCCTGAGCACTGCGGAGATGAACGctgtggaggctatacacagaGCTGTGGAGTTCAACCCACATGTGCCAAAG tATTTATTAGAGATGAAGAGTCTGATCCTGCCTCCAGAACACATCCTGAAGAGGGGGGACAGCGAGGCGGTGGCCTACGCCTTCTTTCACCTGCAGCACTGGAAGAGGGCCGAGGGAGCCTTAAACCTGCTGCACTGCACCTGGGAAGGCA CTTTTCGGATAATTCCCTACCCTCTAGAGAAGGGTCACCTGTTTTACCCCTACCCTGGGTGCACAGAAACAGCAGATCGGGAACTGCTGCCCT CCTTCCACGAGGTGTCTGTGTACCCAAAGAAAGAGCTTCCCTTCTTCATCCTCTTCACAGCGGGCCTTTGTTCGTTCACCGCCATGCTGGCCATGCTCACACACCAGTTTCCTGAGCTCATGGGCGTCTTTGCCAAAGCA TTCTTCAGCACCCTATTCGCACCCCTGGGTTTCTTCGCTGACAAGATGGAGAGCTTCATGCCGTCCAGTTTTTGGCATCAGCTGACTCGAATCTGA
- the st7l gene encoding suppressor of tumorigenicity 7 protein-like isoform X1, producing the protein MIPLFTAQPSGKNMEDATSSNPQSIGFTEKLKSWLSWSWTYICAVWFAMVLTMIYVLRSPLKLQDTLTSASAFLNTLTPKFYVALTGTSSLISGLILIFEWWYFRKYGTSFIEQVSVSHLRPLLGGVESSTTTGLFSSVNGEAEPRPSVSECKVWRNPLNLFRGAEYSRYTWVTGKEPLTYYDMNLSAQDHQTFFTGDTQQLKPEDTGLNLSFSTVMQKAWRERNPQARIRAAYQAIEMNHECAAAYVLLAEEEATTITEAERLFKQALRSAGKDINLLVYIKRRLAMCARKLGRIKEAVKMMRDLMKEFPLLGMLNIHENLLEALLELQAYADVQAVLAKYDDISLPKSATICYTSALLKARAVSEKFSPEAASRRGLSTAEMNAVEAIHRAVEFNPHVPKYLLEMKSLILPPEHILKRGDSEAVAYAFFHLQHWKRAEGALNLLHCTWEGTFRIIPYPLEKGHLFYPYPGCTETADRELLPSFHEVSVYPKKELPFFILFTAGLCSFTAMLAMLTHQFPELMGVFAKAFFSTLFAPLGFFADKMESFMPSSFWHQLTRI; encoded by the exons ATGATTCCTCTGTTTACAGCACAGCCATCCGGTAAAAACATGGAGGACGCCACCAGCAGTAATCCTCAATCTATTGGATTTACAGAGAAATTAAAATCGTGGTTGTCCTGGTCATGGACATACATATGTGCAGTTTGGTTTGCCATGGTTTTAACTATGATCTATGTTCTGCGAAGCCCCTTGAAACTGCAGGACACTCTTACCTCAg CATCTGCGTTCTTGAATACACTGACCCCTAAATTCTATGTGGCACTCACTGGAACATCCTCTCTCATCTCTGGCCTAATCTTG ATATTTGAGTGGTGGTACTTCCGTAAGTATGGGACCTCGTTCATTGAGCAGGTGTCTGTTAGCCATCTGCGGCCTCTCCTAGGTGGGGTGGAGAGCAGCACGACCACTGGCCTGTTCTCCTCAGTCAACGGAGAGGCTGAGCCTAGACCCAGTGTCTCAG AGTGTAAAGTTTGGAGGAATCCTTTAAATCTATTCAGAGGAGCAGAATACAGCAG GTACACATGGGTGACTGGAAAAGAGCCTTTGACCTACTACGATATGAACCTGTCTGCTCAAGACCACCAGACCTTCTTCACTGGCGACACTCAGCAACTCAAGCCTGAAGATACTGGTTTGAATCTAAGCTTTTCAACCG TTATGCAGAAGGCCTGGAGGGAGAGAAATCCCCAAGCCCggatcagagcagcttaccaggCCATAGAGATGAACCACGA GTGTGCTGCTGCCTATGTACTCCTGGCTGAGGAGGAAGCCACCACCATCACAGAGGCAGAGCGGCTGTTCAAACAAGCCCTGCGGAGCG CTGGCAAAGACATCAACTTGCTGGTGTATATCAAACGCAGACTGGCCATGTGTGCACGCAAGCTGGGACGCATCAAGGAGGCAGTGAAAATGATGAGAGAT TTAATGAAAGAATTCCCACTGTTGGGAATGTTGAATATACATGAAAATCTCCTAGAGGCGTTACTGGAGCTGCAGGCTTACGCTGACGTACAAGCAGTCCTTGCCAAATATGACG ACATCAGCTTGCCAAAGTCAGCTACTATATGCTACACGTCTGCACTGCTGAAAGCACGGGCTGTATCGGAGAA GTTTTCTCCTGAGGCTGCGTCCCGGCGGGGCCTGAGCACTGCGGAGATGAACGctgtggaggctatacacagaGCTGTGGAGTTCAACCCACATGTGCCAAAG tATTTATTAGAGATGAAGAGTCTGATCCTGCCTCCAGAACACATCCTGAAGAGGGGGGACAGCGAGGCGGTGGCCTACGCCTTCTTTCACCTGCAGCACTGGAAGAGGGCCGAGGGAGCCTTAAACCTGCTGCACTGCACCTGGGAAGGCA CTTTTCGGATAATTCCCTACCCTCTAGAGAAGGGTCACCTGTTTTACCCCTACCCTGGGTGCACAGAAACAGCAGATCGGGAACTGCTGCCCT CCTTCCACGAGGTGTCTGTGTACCCAAAGAAAGAGCTTCCCTTCTTCATCCTCTTCACAGCGGGCCTTTGTTCGTTCACCGCCATGCTGGCCATGCTCACACACCAGTTTCCTGAGCTCATGGGCGTCTTTGCCAAAGCA TTCTTCAGCACCCTATTCGCACCCCTGGGTTTCTTCGCTGACAAGATGGAGAGCTTCATGCCGTCCAGTTTTTGGCATCAGCTGACTCGAATCTGA